The Roseovarius indicus genome has a segment encoding these proteins:
- a CDS encoding N-formylglutamate amidohydrolase has product MTYHPFEIEGADRPARWLVTCDHAANTVPPFVNGGTLGLAEGDMARHIAYDVGALGMARELARQLDAPFIATNFSRLVIDPNRGEDDPTLLMKLYDGTIIPGNRHAGDEELQLRLNRCYRPYHTALAELAARRADTVIVSVHSFTRQLQGRPPRPWHVGVLYAADERLSRPLAARLRQEPDLCIGENEPYGGHLPGDAIARHAIAYERPNVLLEVRNDLIEEEADQVAWGRRLAPLLEDAAETAGV; this is encoded by the coding sequence ATGACGTACCACCCGTTCGAGATCGAAGGGGCCGACCGCCCTGCGCGCTGGCTCGTGACCTGCGACCACGCGGCCAACACCGTGCCCCCGTTCGTGAATGGCGGCACGCTGGGGCTGGCCGAGGGCGACATGGCGCGCCACATCGCCTATGACGTGGGCGCGCTGGGCATGGCACGCGAACTCGCCCGGCAGCTCGACGCGCCCTTCATCGCCACCAATTTCTCGCGCCTCGTGATCGACCCGAACCGGGGCGAGGATGACCCGACGCTTCTGATGAAGCTCTATGACGGCACGATCATCCCGGGCAACCGGCATGCGGGCGACGAGGAGCTTCAGCTGCGGCTCAACCGGTGCTACCGGCCCTATCACACGGCTCTGGCGGAGCTGGCGGCGCGGCGGGCCGATACGGTGATCGTCTCGGTCCACAGCTTCACCCGCCAGCTTCAGGGCCGCCCGCCCCGGCCGTGGCATGTGGGCGTGCTTTACGCCGCCGACGAACGCCTGAGCCGCCCGCTGGCGGCGCGCCTGCGGCAAGAGCCCGACCTGTGCATCGGCGAGAACGAACCCTATGGCGGGCATCTGCCCGGCGACGCCATCGCGCGGCACGCCATCGCCTATGAGCGGCCCAACGTGTTGCTGGAAGTGCGCAACGACCTGATCGAGGAAGAGGCGGATCAGGTCGCGTGGGGGAGGCGCCTGGCGCCGCTTCTGGAGGACGCGGCGGAGACGGCGGGGGTGTAG
- a CDS encoding DUF2200 domain-containing protein, translated as MTRHKIFSMSFASVYPHYVAKAERKGRTRAELDQIIHWLTGYDAAGLKAVLADERDFETFFARAPRMNPARSGITGVICGVRVEQIEEPLMREIRYLDKLVDELAKGKAMEKILRAG; from the coding sequence ATGACACGGCACAAGATCTTCTCGATGAGTTTCGCGAGCGTCTACCCGCACTACGTCGCCAAGGCCGAGCGGAAGGGCCGCACCAGGGCAGAGCTCGACCAGATCATCCACTGGCTGACCGGGTATGACGCGGCAGGGCTGAAGGCGGTGCTGGCGGATGAGCGCGATTTCGAGACCTTCTTCGCCCGGGCGCCCCGCATGAACCCGGCGCGAAGCGGGATCACGGGCGTGATCTGTGGCGTGCGGGTCGAACAGATCGAGGAGCCGCTGATGCGCGAGATCCGCTACCTCGACAAGCTGGTGGACGAGCTGGCCAAGGGCAAGGCGATGGAGAAAATCCTGCGGGCGGGCTAG
- a CDS encoding NAD-dependent epimerase/dehydratase family protein translates to MKFLVTGGAGFMGINLIRMLLDQGHGVRSYDIAPFSYPEAGQIDVLQGDIRDRSLHDRAFDGVDVVVHCAAALPLWEPEEIMSTNVDGTRALLETAQAKGISRFIHISSTAVYGIPDHHPLVEEDAMHGVGPYGESKVRAEEVCGEARLTGLCLPVLRPKSFVGPERLGAFELLYDFACDGHGFPVLGSGNNRYQLLDVEDLNRAVLLCATLEREVVNDTFNVGAERFGSLRESFQAVLDRAGHGKRVIGIPAGPAIAVLRVLEALGLSPLYKWIYETAGKDSFVSVEKIRTRLGWQPEHSNEEALVRNYEWYLANRETISARTGVTHRVPWKRGALRLLRWVI, encoded by the coding sequence TTGAAGTTTCTCGTCACCGGCGGGGCCGGGTTCATGGGCATCAACCTGATCAGGATGCTTCTCGATCAGGGGCACGGGGTGCGCAGTTACGACATTGCACCGTTCTCCTACCCCGAGGCGGGGCAAATCGACGTGCTTCAGGGCGATATCCGCGACCGGAGCCTGCATGACCGGGCCTTCGACGGGGTCGACGTGGTGGTGCATTGCGCCGCCGCTTTGCCGTTGTGGGAGCCCGAGGAGATCATGTCCACCAATGTCGACGGCACCCGGGCGTTGCTGGAGACGGCGCAGGCGAAGGGGATTTCGCGGTTCATCCATATTTCCAGCACGGCTGTCTACGGCATTCCCGACCATCACCCGCTGGTGGAAGAGGACGCGATGCACGGGGTCGGCCCCTACGGCGAGTCGAAGGTCAGGGCCGAGGAGGTGTGCGGAGAGGCGCGGCTGACAGGGCTGTGCCTGCCGGTGCTGCGGCCGAAAAGCTTCGTCGGGCCGGAGCGGCTGGGGGCGTTCGAGCTGCTGTACGATTTCGCCTGTGACGGGCACGGCTTCCCGGTGCTGGGTTCGGGGAACAACCGCTACCAGCTGCTGGATGTCGAGGACCTGAACCGGGCCGTGCTGCTTTGTGCGACGCTGGAGCGGGAGGTTGTGAACGACACGTTCAACGTCGGCGCCGAGCGGTTCGGGTCGTTGCGCGAAAGCTTCCAGGCGGTGCTGGACCGGGCCGGGCATGGCAAACGGGTGATCGGCATACCGGCGGGGCCGGCGATCGCGGTGCTGCGGGTGCTGGAGGCGCTGGGGCTGAGCCCGCTCTACAAGTGGATCTACGAGACCGCCGGCAAGGACAGTTTCGTCAGCGTCGAAAAGATCAGGACGCGGCTGGGCTGGCAGCCGGAGCATTCCAACGAGGAGGCGCTGGTCAGGAATTACGAGTGGTACCTGGCCAACCGCGAGACGATTTCGGCCCGCACGGGCGTGACCCACCGGGTGCCGTGGAAACGCGGGGCGCTCAGACTGTTGCGGTGGGTCATCTGA
- a CDS encoding MFS transporter, with the protein MFRLLSGVWALLLGIVFIMLGNGMHFTLIGLRGGIEGFSATELAIVTSGYFLGFLSGARITPLMIQRVGHVRVFAALGSFMSAGLIAFPLVTDPIAWTVLRLLVGFCMSGVYVTAESWLNDSTTNETRGSVLAAYMIAQTLGIIGAQGLLTLGDAGTATLFIGASILVSISFGPILLSATPAPAAKVAKPMSLRRLFTGSPLGTVGIFLLGGVYATQSGMAAVFGTEIGMSSDAIALLVAMLFGGALLLQYPIGWLSDRMDRRKLIFGAAVLGGVSCGLGWMAGGNLWFLMAAAFFAGGVTTPLYALFLAYTNDFLTAEEMPAASGGLVFTFGLGAIVGPLLAGWAMGQFSPSAFWLVLGGTFAFIALYALYRMTQRAVAPAEETESYLGVLPTASPVAVEAAGAWAAEQAEQDRDAQEEG; encoded by the coding sequence ATGTTTCGGCTTCTCTCCGGCGTCTGGGCGCTTCTGCTCGGGATCGTGTTCATCATGCTGGGCAACGGCATGCATTTCACCCTGATCGGCCTGCGCGGCGGGATCGAGGGGTTTTCGGCCACTGAACTCGCCATCGTCACCTCGGGCTATTTCCTGGGCTTCCTCTCGGGCGCCCGGATCACGCCGCTGATGATCCAGCGCGTGGGCCATGTGCGGGTCTTCGCCGCGCTGGGCAGTTTCATGTCGGCCGGGCTCATCGCCTTCCCGCTGGTGACCGACCCCATCGCCTGGACGGTGCTGCGCCTGCTGGTGGGGTTCTGCATGTCGGGCGTCTACGTGACCGCCGAAAGCTGGCTCAACGATTCCACCACCAACGAGACGCGCGGCTCGGTGCTGGCGGCCTACATGATCGCCCAGACCCTCGGGATCATCGGCGCGCAGGGGCTTCTGACCCTCGGCGATGCCGGGACCGCGACGCTGTTCATCGGCGCCTCGATCCTCGTCTCCATCTCCTTCGGGCCGATCCTTCTGTCGGCGACGCCCGCGCCGGCGGCCAAGGTCGCCAAGCCGATGTCGCTGCGCCGGCTCTTCACCGGCTCGCCGCTCGGCACGGTGGGGATCTTCCTGCTGGGCGGGGTCTATGCCACGCAGTCGGGCATGGCGGCTGTTTTCGGCACCGAGATCGGCATGTCGTCCGATGCCATCGCGCTTCTGGTGGCGATGCTGTTCGGCGGCGCGCTGCTGCTGCAATACCCGATCGGCTGGCTGTCGGACCGGATGGACCGGCGCAAGCTGATCTTCGGCGCGGCGGTGCTGGGCGGGGTGTCCTGCGGGCTGGGCTGGATGGCGGGCGGCAACCTGTGGTTCCTGATGGCGGCGGCCTTCTTTGCCGGGGGCGTGACCACGCCGCTTTACGCCCTCTTCCTCGCCTACACGAACGACTTCCTCACGGCCGAGGAGATGCCGGCGGCCTCGGGCGGGCTCGTGTTCACCTTCGGTCTGGGCGCCATCGTGGGGCCGCTGCTGGCGGGCTGGGCGATGGGGCAGTTCTCTCCGTCGGCCTTCTGGCTGGTGCTGGGCGGCACCTTCGCCTTCATCGCGCTCTATGCCCTCTACCGGATGACCCAGCGCGCGGTGGCGCCGGCGGAGGAGACCGAGAGCTATCTCGGTGTCCTGCCCACCGCCTCGCCCGTCGCGGTGGAGGCCGCCGGGGCCTGGGCGGCGGAGCAGGCGGAACAGGACCGCGACGCGCAGGAGGAAGGCTGA
- the pyk gene encoding pyruvate kinase: MRRHRNVKIVATLGPSSETYEMIRALHEAGADVFRLNMSHGTHDGIREKHRIIRQIEEELNSPIGILADLQGPKLRVGAFAKGEEELEEGASFRLDLDGAEGDGARVCLPHPEIFQALEVGSTLLVNDGKIRLRVTECGPDYAETEVIVGGTISNRKGVNVPDVVLPLAALSEKDREDLEFACELGVDWLALSFVQRAADVEEARELARGRAAILSKIEKPSAVEWFDNILAASDGIMVARGDLGVELPVQNVPPIQKRLVRKCRAAAKPVIVATQMLESMIESPMPTRAEVSDVAAAIYEGTDAVMLSAESAAGQYPVEAVTTMDNVAREVEDDPTYTQIIEASRVVDRTTVADGIVAAAREIAEATDIVAICCFSQSGTTALLTARERPRVPIIAMTNLVGTARRLALTWGVNCVMTGTLDRFKQAVLGAARAAREQGYAEPLDQIVVTAGVPFNVPGTTNILRVAPCQESLIYATDPG, from the coding sequence ATGAGACGCCACCGCAACGTCAAGATCGTCGCCACGCTCGGGCCTTCGTCCGAGACCTACGAGATGATCCGCGCCCTGCACGAGGCCGGGGCCGACGTGTTCCGGCTGAACATGAGCCACGGCACCCATGACGGCATTCGCGAGAAGCACCGGATCATCCGCCAGATCGAGGAGGAGCTGAACAGCCCGATCGGGATCCTGGCCGACCTGCAAGGGCCGAAACTGCGGGTGGGGGCGTTCGCCAAAGGCGAGGAGGAGCTTGAGGAAGGCGCGTCCTTCCGGCTCGATCTCGACGGGGCGGAAGGGGATGGCGCCCGGGTCTGCCTGCCCCACCCGGAGATTTTCCAAGCGCTGGAGGTGGGCTCGACCCTGCTGGTCAATGACGGCAAGATCCGCCTCAGGGTCACCGAATGCGGCCCCGATTACGCCGAAACCGAGGTGATCGTCGGCGGCACGATCTCGAACCGCAAGGGGGTGAACGTGCCCGACGTGGTGCTGCCGCTCGCCGCGCTATCCGAGAAGGACCGCGAGGACCTGGAATTTGCCTGCGAGCTGGGCGTCGACTGGCTGGCGCTGAGCTTCGTGCAGCGCGCGGCGGATGTCGAGGAGGCCCGCGAGCTGGCCAGGGGCCGCGCCGCGATCCTGTCGAAGATCGAGAAGCCCTCGGCGGTCGAATGGTTCGACAACATTCTCGCCGCCTCTGACGGGATCATGGTGGCGCGTGGCGACCTGGGTGTCGAACTGCCGGTGCAGAACGTGCCGCCGATCCAGAAACGGCTGGTGCGCAAGTGCCGGGCCGCGGCCAAGCCGGTGATCGTGGCGACCCAGATGCTCGAATCGATGATCGAAAGCCCGATGCCCACCCGGGCCGAGGTCTCCGACGTGGCCGCCGCCATCTACGAGGGCACCGACGCGGTGATGCTGTCGGCCGAAAGCGCCGCGGGGCAGTACCCGGTCGAGGCTGTCACGACGATGGACAATGTCGCGCGCGAGGTCGAGGACGACCCGACCTATACCCAGATCATCGAGGCGTCGCGCGTGGTCGACCGCACCACCGTCGCCGACGGTATCGTCGCCGCCGCGCGCGAGATCGCCGAGGCGACCGATATCGTCGCCATCTGCTGTTTCTCGCAGTCGGGCACCACCGCCCTGCTGACCGCCCGCGAACGGCCGCGCGTGCCGATCATCGCCATGACCAACCTCGTGGGCACCGCCCGGCGGCTGGCGCTGACATGGGGCGTGAACTGCGTGATGACCGGCACGCTCGACCGGTTCAAGCAGGCCGTGCTGGGCGCGGCGCGGGCGGCGCGGGAACAGGGCTATGCCGAGCCGCTCGACCAGATCGTCGTCACCGCCGGGGTGCCGTTCAACGTGCCGGGAACAACCAACATCCTGCGCGTCGCGCCCTGTCAGGAAAGTTTGATTTACGCCACCGATCCGGGCTAA
- a CDS encoding catalase: MTDDKKTPPTTTDAGFKVQSDEHSLTVGPDGPIVLNDHYLIEQMANFNRERIPERQPHAKGSGAFGTFETTQDVSKYTKAAIFQPGAKCEVVARFSTVAGERGSPDTWRDPRGFSIKMYTEEGNFDMVGNNTPVFFVRDPMKFQHFIRSQKRRADNALRDHDMQWDFWTLSPESAHQVAYLMGDRGIPRTWREMNGYSSHTYSLVNAEGEKFWVKFHFHTDLGDGNAYLSQEEADELAGADSDYHRRDLFNAIAEGNPPSWTLKWQIMPYEDAKTYRINPFDLTKVWPHDDYPLMEVGKLTLDRNPVDFHSQIEQVAFEPNNMVPGVGLSPDKMLLARGFSYADAHRARLGVNYKQIPVNAPKTETHAYSKDGEMRTKHAVDPVYAPNSYGGPAAEPDMTGEAGTFHADGDLVRQAYTLREDDDDWSQAHALVRDVMDDAMRERLVNNVVGHLCDGVSEKVLQRAFEYWRNIDKDVGDRIEKGVREKLGGTSDAPGMASAKSIGG; encoded by the coding sequence ATGACCGACGACAAGAAGACACCCCCGACCACCACGGACGCAGGTTTCAAGGTTCAGAGCGACGAACACTCGCTGACCGTGGGCCCCGATGGCCCGATCGTGCTGAACGATCACTACCTGATCGAACAGATGGCCAACTTCAACCGGGAGCGCATTCCGGAACGCCAGCCCCACGCCAAGGGCTCGGGCGCCTTCGGCACGTTCGAAACCACGCAGGACGTGTCGAAATACACCAAGGCCGCCATCTTCCAGCCCGGCGCGAAATGCGAGGTGGTCGCCCGCTTCTCGACCGTCGCCGGCGAGCGCGGCAGCCCCGACACCTGGCGCGACCCGCGCGGCTTTTCCATCAAGATGTACACCGAAGAGGGCAATTTCGACATGGTCGGAAACAACACGCCTGTCTTCTTCGTCCGCGACCCGATGAAGTTTCAGCACTTCATCCGCAGCCAGAAACGTCGCGCCGACAATGCGCTGCGCGACCACGACATGCAGTGGGATTTCTGGACGCTGTCGCCCGAAAGCGCCCACCAGGTCGCCTATCTGATGGGAGATCGCGGCATTCCGCGCACATGGCGCGAGATGAACGGCTATTCCTCGCACACCTATTCGCTGGTCAATGCCGAGGGCGAGAAGTTCTGGGTCAAGTTCCACTTCCACACCGACCTGGGCGACGGCAACGCCTACCTGAGCCAGGAGGAAGCCGACGAGTTGGCCGGTGCCGACAGCGATTACCACCGGCGCGATCTCTTCAACGCCATCGCCGAGGGGAACCCGCCCTCTTGGACGCTCAAGTGGCAGATCATGCCCTACGAGGATGCCAAGACCTATCGCATCAACCCCTTCGACCTCACCAAGGTCTGGCCGCATGACGACTATCCCCTGATGGAGGTCGGCAAGCTGACCCTCGACCGCAACCCGGTCGATTTCCATAGCCAGATCGAACAGGTCGCCTTCGAGCCCAACAACATGGTGCCGGGCGTGGGGCTTTCGCCCGACAAGATGCTGCTGGCGCGCGGCTTCTCCTATGCCGACGCGCACCGTGCGCGGCTTGGGGTGAACTACAAGCAGATCCCGGTGAACGCGCCCAAGACCGAAACGCACGCCTATTCCAAGGATGGCGAGATGCGCACCAAGCACGCGGTCGACCCGGTCTATGCGCCCAACTCCTATGGCGGTCCGGCGGCCGAGCCGGACATGACCGGCGAGGCGGGCACCTTCCACGCCGATGGCGATCTGGTCCGGCAGGCCTATACCCTGCGCGAGGACGATGACGACTGGAGCCAGGCGCACGCGCTGGTGCGCGACGTGATGGACGATGCCATGCGCGAGCGGCTGGTCAACAACGTGGTTGGCCACCTCTGCGACGGCGTCAGCGAGAAGGTCCTGCAGCGGGCCTTCGAATACTGGCGCAACATCGACAAGGATGTCGGCGACCGGATCGAGAAAGGCGTGCGCGAGAAGCTCGGCGGCACATCCGACGCGCCGGGCATGGCCTCGGCCAAGAGCATCGGCGGCTAG
- a CDS encoding MocR-like pyridoxine biosynthesis transcription factor PdxR, giving the protein MSIPVETFFLNPEAQGTLQAQIQQMIAQGILSGRLRKGEKLPSSRKLAGHLGVSRITVTLAYTELQASDYLESRDRSGYFVSNNAPEPPQFAARHPRQDSIDWSRALGRKFTGGATPVKPRDWWSFRYPFVYGQTDPSLFDHANWRHCALRALGQKDFQALTTDYYDNDDPQLIEFIARHTLPRRGILARPEEILVTMGAQNALWLTAQVLLTQRRTAVAEEPCYHALRDILTQSRCHLAPVAVDRDGLPPEALPESADVIFTTPSHQSPTNATMPMGRRKALMARAREMEALIVEDDYEFEMSFLRAPLPALKSLDTDGRVIYVGSFSKSIFPGLRLGYLVGPEPFIREARALRASVYRHPPGHIQRTASYFLSLGHYDSLIRRMGQVFARRRKVMEEALAGHGLGVAGRGVFGGSSIWMQAPDGVDTGELDRRLREKGVLIEPGRPFFHAAEPPGSYYRLAYSSISSERIPEGIARLATELALMR; this is encoded by the coding sequence ATGTCGATCCCCGTCGAGACCTTCTTCCTGAACCCAGAGGCGCAAGGCACGCTGCAGGCGCAGATCCAGCAGATGATCGCGCAGGGCATCCTTTCGGGGCGCTTGCGGAAGGGTGAGAAGCTGCCCTCGTCGCGGAAGCTGGCCGGGCACCTGGGGGTGAGCCGGATCACGGTGACGCTGGCCTATACGGAGTTGCAGGCCTCGGATTACCTCGAATCGCGGGACCGGTCGGGGTATTTCGTCTCGAACAACGCGCCGGAGCCGCCGCAATTCGCGGCAAGGCACCCGCGGCAGGACAGCATCGACTGGTCGCGGGCGCTGGGCCGGAAATTCACCGGCGGGGCCACGCCGGTGAAGCCGCGCGACTGGTGGAGCTTTCGCTATCCGTTCGTCTATGGGCAGACCGATCCGTCGCTGTTCGATCACGCCAACTGGCGCCATTGCGCGCTGAGGGCGCTGGGGCAGAAGGATTTCCAGGCGCTGACGACCGATTACTACGACAATGACGACCCGCAGCTGATCGAGTTCATCGCGCGGCATACGCTGCCGCGGCGGGGGATACTCGCGCGGCCCGAGGAGATCCTCGTCACGATGGGGGCGCAGAACGCGCTGTGGCTGACGGCGCAGGTGCTGTTGACGCAACGGCGCACGGCGGTGGCGGAGGAGCCGTGTTACCACGCGCTCAGGGATATCCTGACGCAGTCGCGCTGTCATCTTGCCCCCGTGGCGGTGGACCGGGACGGGTTGCCGCCCGAGGCGCTGCCGGAAAGCGCCGACGTGATCTTTACCACGCCGAGCCACCAGTCGCCCACCAATGCGACCATGCCGATGGGCCGGCGCAAGGCGCTGATGGCAAGGGCGCGGGAGATGGAGGCGCTGATCGTCGAGGATGATTACGAGTTCGAGATGTCCTTCCTGCGGGCGCCGCTGCCGGCGTTGAAGTCGCTCGATACCGACGGACGGGTGATCTATGTGGGCAGTTTTTCGAAGTCGATCTTTCCGGGGCTGCGGCTGGGCTATCTTGTCGGGCCCGAGCCGTTCATCCGCGAGGCCAGGGCGCTTCGGGCGAGCGTCTATCGCCACCCGCCGGGGCATATTCAGCGGACGGCGTCGTACTTCCTGAGCCTCGGGCATTACGACAGCCTGATCCGGCGGATGGGGCAGGTGTTTGCCCGGCGGCGCAAGGTGATGGAGGAGGCGCTGGCGGGCCACGGCCTTGGCGTGGCCGGGCGGGGCGTGTTCGGCGGCTCGTCGATCTGGATGCAGGCCCCCGACGGGGTGGACACCGGAGAGCTAGACCGGCGCCTGCGGGAGAAGGGTGTGCTGATCGAGCCCGGGCGGCCGTTCTTCCATGCCGCCGAGCCGCCGGGCAGCTATTATCGCCTCGCCTATTCGTCGATTTCGTCGGAACGGATCCCCGAAGGGATCGCCCGGCTGGCGACGGAATTGGCGCTGATGCGCTGA
- a CDS encoding antibiotic biosynthesis monooxygenase family protein, with product MIAIIFEVIPADGQKDPYLDIAAEMRPLAEQIDGFISVERFQSLVHPEKLLSLSFWESEEAVEEWRRLAAHRRAQSKGRAGMFADYRLRVAHVLRDYGLNERAEAPQDSKAEHGG from the coding sequence ATGATCGCCATCATCTTCGAGGTCATCCCCGCCGACGGCCAGAAAGACCCCTACCTCGACATCGCCGCCGAGATGCGCCCCCTGGCCGAACAGATCGACGGCTTCATCTCGGTCGAACGGTTCCAGAGCCTGGTCCACCCCGAAAAGCTGCTCTCCCTCTCCTTCTGGGAAAGCGAAGAGGCGGTCGAGGAATGGCGCCGGCTTGCCGCCCACCGCCGGGCACAGTCGAAAGGCCGCGCCGGCATGTTCGCCGATTACCGCCTTCGCGTGGCCCATGTCCTGCGCGATTACGGCCTCAACGAGCGCGCCGAGGCGCCGCAGGACAGCAAGGCCGAACACGGCGGTTGA
- a CDS encoding DUF1244 domain-containing protein, with translation MDDQTRIELEAAAFRTLREHLMEKRTDVQNIDMMNLAGFCRNCLSRWYQEAANERGIEMGKEEAREIFYGMTMDEWKANYQTDASPEKQDAFKKSFAENVGDKG, from the coding sequence ATGGACGACCAGACCCGCATCGAGCTCGAGGCCGCCGCGTTCCGGACCCTGCGCGAGCACCTGATGGAAAAGCGCACCGACGTGCAGAATATCGACATGATGAACCTCGCCGGGTTCTGCCGGAACTGCCTCTCGCGCTGGTACCAGGAGGCCGCCAACGAGCGCGGCATCGAGATGGGCAAGGAAGAGGCGCGCGAGATCTTCTACGGCATGACGATGGACGAGTGGAAGGCCAACTACCAGACCGACGCCTCGCCCGAGAAGCAGGACGCCTTCAAGAAATCCTTCGCCGAGAACGTGGGCGACAAGGGCTGA
- a CDS encoding STAS/SEC14 domain-containing protein: MIEIDHTGDHGILEIRMTPPVTDADYTDTLIPAIDAAIAKGDRVRMLAVVEAGFSDFTLGAMLKDARTGLKHWRGFDRAALVTDNTAMRNAVGAFSVFLPCPVGKFAMSELEDARRWLRESLGTIQQEEIGDGILHLSLRGKLDGEAYANDLEDLNRYMAKHEKMRLLIDLRDFDGWQGLGALKDHFDLVRGHASRVDRAAIVGDAGWQDMAVGIGKRAFGLDARHFGGSEFDKAKEWLAA, translated from the coding sequence ATGATCGAGATAGACCACACCGGCGACCACGGCATCCTCGAGATCCGCATGACGCCGCCCGTTACCGACGCCGACTACACCGATACCCTGATCCCCGCCATCGACGCGGCCATCGCCAAGGGCGACCGCGTGCGCATGCTGGCCGTGGTCGAGGCCGGCTTTTCCGACTTCACCCTGGGCGCGATGCTGAAAGACGCGCGCACCGGGCTCAAGCACTGGCGCGGCTTCGACCGGGCGGCGCTGGTGACCGACAACACCGCCATGCGCAATGCCGTGGGCGCGTTTTCGGTGTTCCTCCCCTGCCCGGTGGGCAAGTTCGCCATGTCCGAGCTGGAGGATGCCCGCCGCTGGCTGCGCGAAAGCCTCGGCACCATCCAGCAGGAGGAGATCGGCGACGGCATCCTGCATCTCAGCCTGCGCGGCAAGCTTGACGGCGAGGCCTATGCCAACGACCTCGAAGACCTCAATCGCTACATGGCCAAGCACGAGAAGATGCGCCTGCTGATCGACCTGCGCGATTTCGACGGCTGGCAGGGGCTGGGCGCGCTGAAGGATCACTTCGACCTCGTGCGCGGCCATGCCTCCCGCGTCGACCGGGCGGCCATCGTCGGCGATGCCGGCTGGCAGGACATGGCCGTGGGCATCGGCAAGCGCGCCTTCGGGCTCGACGCCCGGCATTTCGGCGGGTCGGAGTTCGACAAGGCGAAGGAGTGGCTTGCCGCCTGA
- a CDS encoding DoxX family protein yields MPFSDALNLVGRVLIALLFLGGAVQKVGDPTQVIGMITGIGLPGWLDWPVAAFNLVAGLCLVLGPRVRVWALVLAAYCVFTSFFHWQLRADPWQVTIMVKNIAIAGGLLILAAQGPGRYYLFGRKNT; encoded by the coding sequence GTGCCTTTCTCAGACGCTCTCAACCTTGTTGGCCGGGTTCTGATCGCGCTGCTGTTTCTCGGCGGCGCGGTTCAGAAGGTCGGCGACCCGACGCAGGTGATCGGGATGATCACCGGGATCGGGTTGCCGGGGTGGCTGGACTGGCCGGTTGCCGCGTTCAACCTCGTGGCCGGTCTGTGCCTTGTGCTCGGGCCGCGCGTGCGGGTCTGGGCGCTGGTGCTGGCGGCGTATTGCGTGTTCACCAGCTTCTTTCACTGGCAGCTGCGGGCCGACCCGTGGCAGGTGACGATCATGGTCAAGAATATCGCCATTGCCGGGGGCTTGCTGATCCTCGCGGCGCAGGGGCCGGGGCGGTACTACTTGTTCGGCCGCAAGAACACCTAA